The following are from one region of the Salvia hispanica cultivar TCC Black 2014 chromosome 1, UniMelb_Shisp_WGS_1.0, whole genome shotgun sequence genome:
- the LOC125202385 gene encoding putative late blight resistance protein homolog R1B-13 isoform X1 — protein MAAYAAAISLKNTIQCILQSARISLVPPSPQILQPAYEAMCRLQKVLLKLDETSYSKIRTKVNALDERIKEVVWEFEDLLESHYAQQILPQLESERDHSSFSLDLQNLRESVDNFIERVTVMETEYDSELVSMPEEEGETISSRIDFGGINSYMVGLSDFFEHAMDYLLSEDISNPLLLTGMAGVGKTTLAKKLFDDPLVQTHFELRAWVKVGRKCESIETLRCILAQADPNTRNQMVTQGDDDDDDDDDDDDDDDGKKLARILEERLKDKKCLIVLDDVWEWDTRLMDNLPKENVQILLTSRLRMKQTPTFLRMRKLDIKKSTKLLAEKVFGEKEFPPHLEKLGEKIAQKCDGLPLLIVTVAKLLSKEYMTPQHWTEEAEKQYWTEVAEKQQNSVFVDAHDQISKVLYPSYEYLLQHLKMFFIYFGAYPPYCNIHEREFVHQIIAEGFVEPITEYTLREYTQNCFTKLIKWYNLVLEEGDTNSLFSPYKLYVHSVWQHVCNKEATMIKFLHVLKSWDEVMKDQRRLCAHWNALFSFKEVYDSIKSDCASTARSFLCYGPNHMYPVPIHAMDFKLLRVLNACSVRFYHIPLEIMKLVCLKYLSLTCNKELPNSISNLFHLETLIVKTHATIKKYGVFSCIPVEVWSMQELQHIEVEGRDLPTPNSNVTLEKLFCLWGVSAKSCTREILKRIRNLGILGIRMELKPYDDDGDISPLSGLDNISVELQNLGKLVYSVPNPDMKYEFMVPLSMFSSGLEIVQLSGLGCPWKHMNDIGLLLPNLQELKLEHYAFRGPEWEIKSGWFLKLEILVIEDTDLVRWKVQHGGLPMLKLLSMRHCYKLQQFDWARDPSMLTTLIELYECNPLGVTSALQLPRSLFQIHFNYIV, from the coding sequence ATGGCGGCTTATGCCGCAGCGATCTCTCTCAAGAATACAATTCAGTGTATTCTACAATCGGCTCGTATTTCGCTGGTTCCTCCCTCTCCACAAATCCTACAACCGGCCTACGAGGCCATGTGTCGCTTGCAGAAAGTTTTGCTGAAATTGGACGAGACAAGCTACAGCAAGATCAGGACGAAGGTGAATGCTCTGGATGAACGAATCAAAGAGGTCGTGTGGGAATTCGAAGATTTACTCGAATCCCATTACGCCCAACAAATTCTTCCACAGCTCGAAAGTGAGAGGGATCactcctctttctctctagATCTGCAGAATCTGCGAGAGAGTGTTGATAACTTCATCGAGAGGGTGACGGTGATGGAGACAGAGTACGATAGTGAGCTGGTGAGCATGCCTGAAGAAGAAGGCGAAACGATTTCCTCAAGAATTGATTTTGGTGGAATCAACTCATACATGGTTGGattatctgatttttttgAACATGCCATGGATTATCTTCTTTCAGAAGATATAAGCAATCCGTTATTATTAACTGGCATGGCAGGGGTTGGAAAGACAACTCTAgctaagaaattatttgacgaTCCATTGGTTCAGACACATTTCGAGCTTCGAGCATGGGTCAAAGTGGGGAGGAAATGTGAATCAATTGAAACATTACGATGTATTCTAGCTCAAGCGGATCCCAACACTCGCAACCAAATGGTTACCCAAGgagacgatgatgatgatgatgatgatgatgatgatgatgatgatgatggcaAGAAGTTAGCTAGAATCTTGGAAGAGAGATTGAAGGATAAGAAATGTCTCattgtgttggatgatgtATGGGAATGGGACACGCGACTAATGGATAACTTGCCAAAAGAGAATGTGCAAATCTTGCTTACAAGCAGGCTTAGAATGAAACAAACTCCAACTTTTCTAAGAATGCGCAAGTTAGATATAAAAAAGAGTACGAAATTACTTGCTGAGAAGGTGTTCGGTGAAAAGGAATTCCCTCCTCACCTTGAGAAATTGGGAGAGAAGATTGCCCAAAAATGTGATGGTCTTCCACTTTTGATAGTCACAGTTGCAAAGCTTCTATCCAAAGAATACATGACCCCACAACACTGGACTGAGGAAGCAGAAAAACAATACTGGACTGAGGTAGCAGAAAAACAACAGAATTCAGTTTTTGTGGATGCACATGATCAAATATCAAAGGTACTTTATCCAAGCTATGAATACTTGCTTCAACATTTGAAAATGttctttatctattttggagCTTACCCTCCATATTGTAATATCCATGAAAGGGAATTCGTGCATCAGATAATAGCTGAAGGATTTGTTGAACCGATTACAGAATACACTTTAAGAGAATATACCCAGAACTGCTTCACAAAGCTTATTAAGTGGTATAATCTTGTTCTTGAAGAAGGCGATACAAATTCTCTGTTTTCACCGTACAAGTTGTATGTGCATTCTGTCTGGCAGCACGTATGTAATAAAGAAGCTACTATGATCAagtttttgcatgttttaaaaagttgggATGAAGTTATGAAAGACCAACGTCGGTTATGTGCCCATTGGAACGCTTTATTTTCCTTCAAAGAAGTATATGAttcaataaaaagtgattGTGCATCTACTGCCCgttctttcctttgttatGGTCCTAACCACATGTATCCGGTGCCAATACATGCCATGGATTTCAAGTTGCTCAGAGTACTAAATGCTTGTAGTGTCCGATTTTACCATATCCCCCTTGAAATTATGAAACTAGTTTGTCTAAAGTACCTTTCCCTAACTTGCAACAAAGAACTCCCTAATTCCATATCCAACCTGTTTCACCTTGAAACCTTGATTGTCAAAACGCATGCGACGATTAAAAAGTATGGAGTTTTTTCATGTATACCGGTGGAAGTATGGAGCATGCAAGAACTACAACATATTGAGGTCGAAGGAAGAGACCTACCAACCCCTAATTCTAATGTTACTTTGGAAAAACTCTTTTGTCTTTGGGGTGTGAGTGCAAAGAGTTGCACTagagaaattttgaaaagaatcCGTAATTTAGGGATATTAGGAATTCGTATGGAGTTGAAGCCTTACGACGACGATGGTGATATCAGTCCACTAAGTGGCTTGGATAATATCTCAGTAGAACTCCAGAATTTGGGGAAGCTTGTGTACTCTGTACCGAACCCTGACATGAAATATGAGTTTATGGTTCCTCTTTCAATGTTCTCGTCAGGTCTTGAAATTGTGCAGCTGAGCGGCTTAGGGTGTCCATGGAAGCACATGAATGACATTGGTTTGCTGCTACCAAATCTTCAAGAACTCAAACTAGAACACTATGCCTTTCGAGGACCAGAGTGGGAGATAAAAAGTGGTTGGTTTTTGAAACTTGAGATACTTGTAATTGAAGACACTGATCTGGTGCGATGGAAAGTTCAACATGGAGGCCTCCCCATGCTTAAGCTTCTAAGCATGCGACATTGCTACAAATTGCAACAATTCGATTGGGCGCGTGATCCCTCAATGTTAACAACTctaattgaattatatgagTGCAACCCATTAGGTGTCACTTCTGCCCTGCAGTTACCACGATCTCTCTTTCAAATTCATTTCAACTATATTGTTTGA
- the LOC125202385 gene encoding disease resistance protein RPP8-like isoform X2, translating into MAAYAAAISLKNTIQCILQSARISLVPPSPQILQPAYEAMCRLQKVLLKLDETSYSKIRTKVNALDERIKEVVWEFEDLLESHYAQQILPQLESERDHSSFSLDLQNLRESVDNFIERVTVMETEYDSELVSMPEEEGETISSRIDFGGINSYMVGLSDFFEHAMDYLLSEDISNPLLLTGMAGVGKTTLAKKLFDDPLVQTHFELRAWVKVGRKCESIETLRCILAQADPNTRNQMVTQGDDDDDDDDDDDDDDDGKKLARILEERLKDKKCLIVLDDVWEWDTRLMDNLPKENVQILLTSRLRMKQTPTFLRMRKLDIKKSTKLLAEKVFGEKEFPPHLEKLGEKIAQKCDGLPLLIVTVAKLLSKEYMTPQHWTEEAEKQYWTEVAEKQQNSVFVDAHDQISKNTL; encoded by the exons ATGGCGGCTTATGCCGCAGCGATCTCTCTCAAGAATACAATTCAGTGTATTCTACAATCGGCTCGTATTTCGCTGGTTCCTCCCTCTCCACAAATCCTACAACCGGCCTACGAGGCCATGTGTCGCTTGCAGAAAGTTTTGCTGAAATTGGACGAGACAAGCTACAGCAAGATCAGGACGAAGGTGAATGCTCTGGATGAACGAATCAAAGAGGTCGTGTGGGAATTCGAAGATTTACTCGAATCCCATTACGCCCAACAAATTCTTCCACAGCTCGAAAGTGAGAGGGATCactcctctttctctctagATCTGCAGAATCTGCGAGAGAGTGTTGATAACTTCATCGAGAGGGTGACGGTGATGGAGACAGAGTACGATAGTGAGCTGGTGAGCATGCCTGAAGAAGAAGGCGAAACGATTTCCTCAAGAATTGATTTTGGTGGAATCAACTCATACATGGTTGGattatctgatttttttgAACATGCCATGGATTATCTTCTTTCAGAAGATATAAGCAATCCGTTATTATTAACTGGCATGGCAGGGGTTGGAAAGACAACTCTAgctaagaaattatttgacgaTCCATTGGTTCAGACACATTTCGAGCTTCGAGCATGGGTCAAAGTGGGGAGGAAATGTGAATCAATTGAAACATTACGATGTATTCTAGCTCAAGCGGATCCCAACACTCGCAACCAAATGGTTACCCAAGgagacgatgatgatgatgatgatgatgatgatgatgatgatgatgatggcaAGAAGTTAGCTAGAATCTTGGAAGAGAGATTGAAGGATAAGAAATGTCTCattgtgttggatgatgtATGGGAATGGGACACGCGACTAATGGATAACTTGCCAAAAGAGAATGTGCAAATCTTGCTTACAAGCAGGCTTAGAATGAAACAAACTCCAACTTTTCTAAGAATGCGCAAGTTAGATATAAAAAAGAGTACGAAATTACTTGCTGAGAAGGTGTTCGGTGAAAAGGAATTCCCTCCTCACCTTGAGAAATTGGGAGAGAAGATTGCCCAAAAATGTGATGGTCTTCCACTTTTGATAGTCACAGTTGCAAAGCTTCTATCCAAAGAATACATGACCCCACAACACTGGACTGAGGAAGCAGAAAAACAATACTGGACTGAGGTAGCAGAAAAACAACAGAATTCAGTTTTTGTGGATGCACATGATCAAATATCAAAG AATACACTTTAA